In Dysgonomonadaceae bacterium zrk40, one genomic interval encodes:
- the ilvC gene encoding ketol-acid reductoisomerase, with protein sequence MAKMNFGGVEENVVTRDEFPLSKAQQVMKDETIAVIGYGVQGPGQSLNLRDNGFNVIVGQRKNSKSWDKAVADGWVPGETLFDIEEACEKGTVIQYLLSDAAQIALWPTVKKHLTPGKALYFSHGFGITYKERTGIVPPADVDVILVAPKGSGTSLRRMFLEGRGLNSSYAIFQDATGKAYERVVSLGIGVGSGYLFETTFKREVYSDLTGERGTLMGAIQGLLLAQYEVLRANGHTPSEAFNETVEELTQSLMPLFAEKGMDWMYANCSTTAQRGALDWMGPFHDATKPVFEKLYKEVASGNEAQRSIDSNSQSDYRVKLEEELKALRESEMWQTGAVVRKLRPENN encoded by the coding sequence ATGGCAAAAATGAATTTTGGCGGAGTCGAAGAGAATGTAGTGACCCGCGATGAGTTTCCGTTGAGCAAGGCTCAGCAGGTGATGAAAGATGAGACGATCGCAGTGATCGGTTACGGTGTGCAGGGCCCGGGGCAGTCGCTCAACCTGCGTGACAACGGCTTCAACGTGATCGTGGGGCAACGGAAGAACAGCAAGTCGTGGGACAAGGCAGTGGCCGATGGATGGGTCCCCGGTGAGACGCTCTTCGATATTGAAGAGGCCTGCGAGAAGGGCACCGTGATTCAATACCTGCTTTCTGATGCGGCACAGATTGCGCTCTGGCCCACGGTGAAGAAGCACCTGACGCCCGGCAAGGCACTTTACTTCTCCCACGGCTTCGGAATCACCTACAAGGAGCGTACCGGCATCGTGCCGCCCGCCGATGTGGATGTGATCCTGGTGGCCCCCAAGGGATCGGGCACCAGCCTTCGCCGTATGTTCCTCGAGGGACGTGGCCTCAATTCCAGCTATGCCATCTTCCAGGATGCTACCGGCAAGGCCTACGAACGGGTGGTATCACTCGGAATCGGCGTGGGATCGGGATACCTGTTCGAGACCACCTTCAAGCGGGAGGTCTACTCCGACCTGACCGGTGAACGTGGTACGCTGATGGGTGCCATCCAAGGATTGCTGTTGGCACAGTATGAGGTGCTGCGTGCCAACGGGCACACCCCCTCGGAGGCGTTCAACGAAACGGTAGAGGAGTTGACACAGTCGCTCATGCCGCTCTTCGCCGAGAAGGGAATGGACTGGATGTACGCCAACTGCTCTACTACCGCACAGCGGGGTGCCCTTGACTGGATGGGTCCCTTCCATGATGCTACCAAACCGGTATTCGAGAAGCTCTACAAGGAGGTTGCCAGTGGTAATGAGGCACAGCGCTCCATCGACAGCAACTCACAGAGCGACTATCGCGTGAAGCTGGAAGAAGAATTGAAAGCTCTTCGTGAGAGCGAAATGTGGCAGACCGGCGCCGTGGTGCGTAAGTTGCGGCCGGAGAACAACTGA
- the ilvN gene encoding acetolactate synthase small subunit codes for MSENRTLYTITVFSENTVGVLNQITTIFTRRQLNIETLSVSPSAIKGIHKFTITTFSDNEEVIKKLIPLIDKRVDILKAYYNTNEDLVHQELALYKLSTEKVLEHGSIEYLVRKYNVRILEVSTDCVVFLKAGHYEETQGLFDELADTIGVLQFVRSGRIAITKSKVERLSDMLSKREQDNQDKLKS; via the coding sequence ATGAGCGAAAACAGGACATTATATACCATCACCGTTTTCTCGGAGAACACAGTAGGGGTGCTCAACCAGATCACAACCATCTTCACCCGGAGGCAACTCAACATCGAGACACTGTCGGTTTCTCCCTCGGCCATCAAGGGAATCCACAAGTTCACCATCACCACCTTCTCCGACAACGAGGAGGTGATCAAGAAGCTGATACCGCTGATCGACAAGCGGGTGGACATCCTGAAAGCATACTATAATACCAACGAGGACCTGGTGCACCAGGAGTTGGCGCTCTACAAGCTCTCCACCGAGAAGGTGCTGGAGCATGGCTCCATCGAGTACCTCGTGCGCAAGTACAACGTCCGTATTCTTGAGGTGTCGACCGATTGTGTGGTGTTCCTCAAGGCGGGACACTATGAGGAGACGCAGGGACTCTTTGATGAACTGGCCGACACAATTGGTGTGCTGCAGTTCGTCCGCTCGGGCCGCATCGCCATCACCAAGTCGAAGGTGGAACGGCTCAGCGATATGCTGTCGAAGAGGGAACAGGACAACCAGGATAAGTTGAAAAGTTAG
- the ilvB gene encoding biosynthetic-type acetolactate synthase large subunit, with amino-acid sequence MNKVNQSPAIVSPSAEAQPISGSEILIRSLLAEGVETIFGYPGGAIMPVFDALYDHKERIKHILVRHEQGAVHAAQGYARVSDKVGVALVTSGPGATNAITGITDAMMDSTPLVVISGQVISSLLGSDAFQEADVIGITQPITKWAYQIRRVEDIAWAVSRAFHIAASGRPGPVVLDIAKDTQVNKCIFDYQKTSFLRSYQPVPEMDEERIRLAVELINNAKKPYALVGQGVILGHAEKELVAFLEKADVPFASTILGLSAVPTNHPLNCGMLGMHGNVAPNLKTNECDVLIAIGMRFDDRVTGDLKTYAKQAKVIHFDIDPAEINKNVQTTVKVVGDVKQTLPKVTEYLQKGSHQEWRAEFKPFDKKEFETVISNELYPETGPIKMGEVVNKVTEATHNSAICVTDVGQHQMMSTRYFKYTQSRSLVTSGGLGTMGFGLPAGIGAKYGAPDRTVCIFVGDGGLQMTIQEFGTILEYGVDVKIILLNNNYLGMVRQWQELFFDERYSETHLKNPDFIKIADAYNIRGCKVTEREELDGAIDEMLSHKGAYLLEVVVETKGMVYPMIPSGGCVTNILLGNGYKL; translated from the coding sequence GGCTATCCGGGCGGGGCGATCATGCCCGTGTTCGATGCACTGTACGACCACAAAGAGAGAATCAAACATATCCTGGTGCGCCACGAACAGGGGGCGGTGCACGCAGCACAGGGCTACGCACGTGTCTCCGACAAGGTGGGGGTGGCACTTGTCACCTCGGGCCCCGGTGCCACCAACGCCATCACCGGCATCACCGATGCCATGATGGACAGCACCCCGCTGGTGGTGATCTCGGGACAGGTGATCTCTAGCCTGCTGGGATCAGATGCCTTTCAGGAGGCCGATGTGATCGGCATCACCCAGCCCATCACCAAGTGGGCCTACCAGATCCGCCGCGTGGAGGATATCGCCTGGGCGGTGTCGCGCGCGTTCCACATCGCGGCCAGCGGTCGCCCCGGGCCGGTGGTGCTCGACATCGCCAAGGATACGCAGGTGAACAAATGCATCTTCGACTATCAGAAGACATCGTTCCTGCGGAGCTACCAGCCTGTACCCGAAATGGATGAAGAAAGAATACGCCTGGCTGTCGAACTAATCAACAATGCCAAGAAGCCCTATGCCCTGGTGGGTCAGGGTGTGATTCTCGGGCATGCCGAAAAGGAGCTGGTTGCCTTCCTGGAGAAGGCCGATGTGCCTTTCGCATCAACCATTCTGGGACTGTCGGCCGTACCTACCAACCATCCGCTCAATTGCGGCATGCTCGGCATGCATGGCAACGTGGCACCCAACCTGAAGACCAACGAGTGCGACGTGCTGATCGCAATTGGGATGCGGTTCGACGACCGTGTGACGGGCGACCTGAAGACCTATGCCAAACAGGCGAAGGTGATCCACTTCGACATCGACCCGGCGGAGATCAACAAGAACGTACAAACAACCGTGAAGGTGGTGGGCGACGTGAAGCAGACCCTGCCCAAAGTGACAGAGTACCTCCAAAAGGGCTCTCACCAGGAGTGGCGGGCGGAGTTCAAACCGTTCGATAAGAAGGAGTTTGAGACAGTAATCAGCAATGAGCTTTATCCTGAAACGGGACCCATCAAGATGGGCGAGGTGGTGAACAAGGTAACGGAGGCAACCCACAACAGCGCCATCTGTGTGACCGACGTGGGGCAGCATCAGATGATGAGCACCCGTTACTTCAAGTACACCCAGTCGCGCAGCCTCGTTACTTCGGGTGGCCTGGGTACCATGGGCTTCGGCCTGCCTGCCGGCATCGGTGCCAAGTATGGGGCTCCCGACCGTACCGTCTGCATTTTCGTAGGCGACGGCGGCCTGCAAATGACCATCCAGGAGTTCGGCACCATCCTCGAGTATGGTGTGGATGTGAAGATCATCCTGCTCAACAACAACTATCTGGGCATGGTGCGCCAGTGGCAGGAGCTCTTCTTTGATGAGCGCTACTCCGAGACGCACCTCAAGAACCCCGATTTCATCAAGATCGCCGATGCCTACAACATCAGGGGGTGCAAGGTGACCGAACGTGAGGAACTGGACGGTGCCATCGATGAGATGCTGTCGCACAAGGGTGCCTACCTGCTGGAGGTGGTGGTGGAGACCAAGGGAATGGTCTATCCCATGATACCCTCGGGGGGATGTGTCACCAATATCCTGCTGGGAAATGGGTATAAGCTGTAA